Proteins encoded by one window of Halobacteriovorax sp. GB3:
- a CDS encoding FAD-dependent oxidoreductase: MGDTLKKSNNVEKFDIILVGYGIAARCLLREFAKSDYFSKKKILVVYNDDVFPPCSLNTTSIVCRSGVQKGISDLGDFIFDSYEEAISFYESHPECHEQGLQHSLTDQSPKGREDFIRRFGHCDSLNTLGDLSLSESFEGVSFKAYFIDPSKCLSALEQAYIEKLDVTIKKLTCREVLKKEGHLQLDCGCESFVTNKVIIASGAYSKFFQNNLKQESLTKSKFVSGSYIVFDDCDFGNKSFVLANRHYNLIYRRRSRQIMIGGSTVKEDLLCASVSELKSQYNFFRDLLKGDLVLPAFESGTIKTGLRHKGQKRRPFFGELEKGPFGNIYSMTGLYKNGFTFPFLGAKAISKLIQE, translated from the coding sequence ATGGGTGATACGTTAAAAAAGTCTAACAACGTGGAAAAATTTGATATAATTCTTGTAGGTTACGGGATTGCTGCCCGGTGTCTTCTAAGAGAGTTCGCTAAATCTGATTACTTTTCTAAAAAGAAAATACTTGTTGTTTATAATGATGATGTTTTTCCACCATGTAGTCTCAATACAACAAGTATTGTATGCAGAAGTGGCGTGCAAAAGGGAATCTCTGATCTAGGTGATTTCATTTTCGACTCTTATGAAGAGGCCATTTCTTTTTATGAATCTCATCCTGAGTGTCATGAGCAAGGCCTTCAACATTCATTAACAGATCAAAGTCCTAAGGGGCGTGAGGATTTTATTCGCCGCTTTGGCCATTGTGATTCTTTAAATACCCTTGGAGACCTCTCTTTGTCTGAGAGTTTTGAAGGCGTTAGTTTTAAGGCCTATTTTATTGATCCTTCAAAGTGCTTAAGTGCACTTGAGCAGGCTTATATAGAAAAACTTGATGTAACGATTAAGAAGCTCACATGCCGTGAGGTCTTAAAAAAAGAGGGCCATCTCCAGTTAGATTGCGGTTGTGAATCGTTTGTTACAAATAAAGTTATCATTGCTAGTGGAGCCTATTCAAAGTTCTTTCAGAATAACTTAAAACAAGAATCTCTAACGAAATCAAAATTTGTTTCTGGCAGCTATATTGTCTTTGATGATTGTGACTTTGGTAATAAGAGTTTTGTTCTTGCTAATCGTCACTATAATCTCATATATCGCCGCCGTAGCAGACAAATTATGATTGGTGGTTCGACTGTAAAAGAAGACCTTCTCTGTGCTAGCGTTAGTGAGTTGAAAAGTCAGTATAATTTTTTTCGTGATCTTTTAAAAGGTGACCTTGTTCTTCCTGCTTTTGAATCGGGCACGATTAAAACAGGTCTTCGTCATAAGGGGCAAAAAAGAAGGCCCTTTTTCGGTGAATTGGAAAAAGGGCCTTTTGGTAATATTTATTCAATGACAGGTCTCTATAAGAACGGCTTTACTTTTCCATTCTTAGGAGCAAAAGCTATTTCCAAATTGATCCAGGAATAG
- a CDS encoding Tex family protein, which yields MAIESNAVVFAATETGIKADQAIAVLTMLYEEDCTVPFITRYRKEKTGGLDEEQIRAIQEAYDMYLEREKRRAYILETITKMEMMTPELEKQIKDAQTINQLEDLYAPFKSKKKTKGQIAKDAGLEPFAKMILTTKKGMEELAAEAVKFLNPEKKIKTFEDAIKGACDIIIEMFAHDTEIKEQLRKDYWDSATLKSEKKKNAEEVKDFDKYKDYFEFEQKVSELKDKRAAHRFLAMRRGMTQKVLKVDVNYSEEACLGLLEKKYFSEPGLSLVHVIKNCAEKAIKNYIHPSLDLEIKSELKKLSDESAIEVFGVNLKNLLLQPYLGPKAVIGLDPGVRTGVKVAVVDNTGKFLVDTVVYPFPPQNNTKESAQIISAIIAQFNVEYIAVGNGTYGRETLQLVESLVPEVKDGKCKATMISEAGASIYSASAIAKEEFPDKDATVRGAISIARRFQDPLAELVKIDPKSIGVGQYQHDVNQTRLKKSLNGVVESCVNFVGVDINTASAPLLSFISGIGPSVAKNVVKHRDKNGQFQTRDELLKVTRLTNKVYEQAAGFLRIYNGKNPLDGTFIHPEQYPTLEKWCSENGTTLKDLVADKEIIAKLEKDSAFKNEIGDFTFADIVKSLKAPSQDPRTEFKTTEFRKDISSINDLKEGEWYPGIVTNITQFGAFVDIGVKENGLVHVSQISDTFVENPLEVLKVGQEVKAMVLSVDLDRKRVGLTLKTGQDARAHQAPTGSRPRPNRQAKKSFEDSNAPLKNKAFAALAGLKIK from the coding sequence ATGGCCATCGAATCAAACGCAGTTGTATTTGCTGCGACAGAAACTGGAATCAAAGCTGACCAGGCCATTGCCGTACTGACAATGCTTTATGAAGAAGATTGTACAGTGCCCTTTATCACTCGTTACCGTAAGGAAAAAACAGGCGGTCTGGACGAAGAACAAATTCGTGCCATACAAGAAGCCTACGATATGTATCTCGAAAGAGAAAAGAGACGCGCTTACATTTTAGAGACGATCACTAAAATGGAAATGATGACTCCTGAGCTTGAAAAACAAATCAAAGACGCTCAAACAATTAACCAACTAGAAGACCTCTACGCCCCTTTTAAATCGAAGAAAAAGACTAAGGGACAAATCGCTAAAGACGCTGGTCTTGAGCCATTTGCCAAAATGATTCTTACAACGAAAAAAGGCATGGAAGAGCTCGCGGCCGAAGCTGTTAAATTTCTTAATCCAGAGAAGAAGATTAAAACATTTGAAGATGCCATCAAAGGTGCTTGCGATATTATTATCGAAATGTTTGCTCACGATACTGAAATTAAAGAGCAACTTCGTAAAGACTACTGGGATAGTGCGACTTTAAAGTCTGAAAAGAAAAAGAATGCTGAAGAAGTTAAAGACTTTGACAAGTACAAAGACTATTTTGAATTTGAGCAAAAGGTTTCTGAACTAAAAGACAAAAGGGCCGCTCACAGATTTCTCGCCATGAGACGTGGGATGACTCAAAAAGTTCTTAAAGTAGATGTGAACTACTCAGAAGAAGCCTGTCTTGGCCTCCTAGAGAAGAAATACTTTTCTGAACCAGGTCTATCACTTGTTCACGTCATTAAAAACTGTGCGGAAAAGGCCATTAAAAATTACATCCACCCATCACTTGATCTTGAAATTAAAAGTGAATTGAAAAAGCTTTCAGATGAATCGGCCATTGAAGTATTTGGTGTGAATCTTAAAAACCTTCTTCTTCAACCATACCTTGGTCCTAAGGCCGTTATCGGTCTTGATCCAGGAGTTAGAACAGGTGTAAAAGTAGCTGTTGTTGATAATACAGGAAAGTTCCTCGTCGACACTGTTGTCTACCCTTTCCCACCACAGAATAATACAAAAGAATCAGCGCAAATAATCAGTGCAATCATCGCCCAATTTAACGTTGAATATATTGCTGTTGGTAACGGTACATACGGCAGAGAAACACTACAACTAGTTGAGTCTCTTGTCCCAGAAGTGAAAGATGGAAAGTGTAAGGCCACAATGATCTCAGAGGCCGGAGCTTCAATTTACTCAGCTTCAGCGATTGCAAAGGAAGAATTCCCAGATAAAGATGCCACTGTAAGAGGGGCCATCTCTATTGCAAGAAGATTCCAAGACCCACTAGCAGAACTTGTTAAGATTGATCCAAAGTCAATTGGTGTTGGACAATACCAACACGATGTTAACCAAACACGACTTAAGAAATCACTTAATGGCGTTGTTGAAAGCTGTGTAAACTTTGTTGGTGTTGATATCAACACAGCTTCAGCTCCACTTCTGTCGTTCATCTCAGGTATTGGACCAAGTGTTGCGAAGAATGTAGTCAAACACCGCGACAAAAACGGTCAATTTCAAACTCGTGATGAACTTTTAAAAGTAACTCGACTAACAAATAAAGTTTATGAGCAGGCCGCAGGGTTCCTTAGAATTTACAATGGAAAAAATCCACTTGATGGGACTTTTATTCACCCAGAGCAATACCCAACTCTTGAGAAGTGGTGTAGTGAAAATGGGACAACTCTAAAAGATCTCGTTGCCGATAAAGAGATTATTGCAAAATTAGAAAAAGATAGTGCCTTTAAAAATGAAATTGGTGATTTTACTTTCGCCGATATTGTTAAGTCACTTAAGGCCCCGTCGCAAGACCCGAGAACAGAGTTTAAAACAACTGAATTTAGAAAAGATATCTCGTCGATAAATGATCTAAAAGAAGGTGAATGGTATCCAGGAATCGTTACAAATATTACTCAATTTGGTGCCTTCGTTGATATTGGAGTAAAAGAAAATGGACTTGTTCACGTCTCGCAAATCTCTGATACATTCGTAGAAAATCCACTAGAGGTTCTAAAAGTTGGCCAAGAAGTAAAGGCCATGGTTCTCTCTGTCGATCTAGATAGAAAGAGAGTTGGTCTTACACTTAAAACAGGTCAAGATGCGCGAGCGCACCAGGCCCCTACAGGTTCTAGGCCTAGGCCAAATAGACAAGCAAAGAAGTCATTTGAAGATTCAAATGCACCTCTAAAAAACAAGGCATTTGCTGCCCTTGCTGGTTTAAAAATTAAATAA
- a CDS encoding transglycosylase SLT domain-containing protein yields the protein MDNSFMTDKNTMNYRLSVSLLLLMSFSFIKSSLAAVMIVGGDKAVSVMRDGKEFYLNKGDVVDIKNQESWKRNIVILETSAPDVEIGPAVIGDQTYQVLRNDGHLKAVKEPRTYRVTKAIRVIGPDDKTYVLSAGDTFSVGMKNGWKRSIRINSPSNGFNDANGFIGDATYSNYLQDDIVLPIYEEIETKAHKEIKNYDDLDAFIKSYVEKNNNEDLNDEEIFEMAEEDARPEQKDSCPANNKTIKLDHTISILPMAGKVDAVPKDSIVKVIKTEKGACYFKILKLPNGSTLSLSDFPQFAGSYPINFKEGTYHEVDEPSQVVGLEKGSTFKLSNGVKLTAIGRRTGKSYPFDANDEISIVGRHKNGSYIVKRNGEPYEYRVSASALDEYNELGLVNFDLEKTAATIIEDDGFHEATKVVDREVECGGDQESDDNPLDERWESCRERTVTSKSGKKIKPNNYLEEVLGLSDVKSDLALDDNETRNMAICIGQSMRHGTSRNTNPSCSKDAKGRHIKDSVRTSKKNSSGKHIGWRLKDPVPRACASKNLATGLAKSYLSAAKCLGLDPKEFFPVLNHESHFQPNAVSPSYALGVGQIVANNYTAFYSRLNQAKDYIEGNHNLYKKMQQYRGPAGYEKFESLNSKRPVNRYTAYFLTDIADKVKGNDPNCSGLKDLYNNPVPIPRDVAKSARKAVNYLRKRENERLCKPRNPQEGFFISMIYYQKNKKYFTNFVRGLSDAQPKAMSEDQINTFATIFARWSYNGGLAGIQKVLSKFVGDLKSGRVKELTSNGSEKSNTIKARYLSDLSASDLKRYFSHYVKYNYPSRSSARKNEVAKYVPGVGGTGGIDGDLKQTEKQGTGTCGQSY from the coding sequence ATGGATAACTCTTTTATGACCGATAAAAATACTATGAATTATCGTTTGTCTGTTTCACTATTGCTGTTAATGTCTTTCTCTTTTATTAAAAGTTCTCTTGCTGCTGTCATGATCGTAGGCGGTGATAAGGCCGTCAGTGTTATGAGAGATGGCAAAGAGTTTTATCTTAATAAAGGTGATGTCGTTGACATTAAAAACCAAGAGAGCTGGAAGAGAAATATTGTTATTTTAGAAACCAGTGCTCCTGATGTCGAAATCGGTCCTGCCGTCATTGGAGATCAGACCTATCAAGTTTTAAGAAATGATGGTCATTTAAAAGCTGTTAAAGAGCCTAGAACATATCGTGTAACGAAAGCAATTCGAGTCATTGGACCCGATGATAAAACTTATGTTCTAAGTGCTGGAGATACTTTTAGTGTTGGAATGAAAAATGGTTGGAAAAGATCTATAAGAATTAATAGCCCTTCAAATGGTTTTAACGATGCTAATGGTTTCATCGGGGATGCGACTTATAGTAATTATTTACAAGATGATATTGTTCTTCCTATCTATGAAGAAATTGAAACAAAGGCCCATAAAGAAATTAAGAATTATGATGATCTCGATGCTTTTATTAAATCCTATGTAGAAAAAAATAATAATGAAGATTTAAATGATGAGGAAATTTTTGAAATGGCCGAAGAAGACGCGAGGCCAGAACAAAAAGATTCTTGTCCTGCAAATAATAAGACAATTAAGCTTGATCACACTATAAGTATTTTACCTATGGCCGGAAAAGTTGATGCTGTACCTAAAGACAGTATCGTAAAAGTTATCAAAACAGAAAAGGGTGCTTGTTATTTTAAGATCTTAAAACTTCCTAATGGTTCTACCTTATCTCTTTCTGATTTTCCTCAATTTGCTGGATCGTATCCTATAAATTTTAAAGAGGGAACTTATCATGAAGTTGATGAACCAAGTCAAGTTGTAGGCCTTGAGAAAGGTTCGACTTTTAAGCTTTCTAATGGCGTTAAATTAACGGCCATTGGTAGAAGAACAGGTAAGTCTTATCCCTTTGATGCAAACGATGAAATTTCAATTGTGGGCCGTCACAAAAATGGTTCCTATATTGTTAAAAGAAATGGTGAGCCTTATGAGTACCGAGTTTCAGCGAGTGCACTTGATGAGTATAATGAATTAGGTCTTGTCAATTTTGATCTTGAAAAAACGGCAGCAACAATTATTGAAGACGATGGCTTTCACGAAGCGACAAAAGTCGTTGATCGAGAAGTCGAGTGTGGTGGAGATCAGGAGAGTGACGATAATCCTCTCGATGAGAGATGGGAAAGTTGTCGTGAGCGTACTGTTACTTCTAAATCAGGAAAAAAGATTAAGCCAAATAACTACTTAGAAGAAGTTCTTGGTCTTAGTGATGTGAAATCTGATTTGGCCCTCGATGATAATGAAACGAGAAATATGGCCATTTGTATTGGTCAGAGTATGAGACATGGAACTTCTAGAAATACAAATCCTAGTTGTTCTAAAGATGCTAAAGGTCGTCATATTAAGGACTCTGTAAGAACTTCGAAGAAAAATAGTAGTGGGAAGCATATTGGCTGGAGACTTAAAGATCCAGTTCCAAGAGCATGTGCTTCAAAAAATCTTGCCACAGGGCTTGCTAAAAGTTATTTGAGTGCGGCCAAGTGCCTGGGGCTTGATCCAAAAGAGTTTTTCCCTGTTTTAAATCACGAGTCACACTTTCAGCCAAATGCCGTTAGTCCAAGCTACGCTCTTGGAGTAGGTCAGATCGTTGCAAATAATTACACCGCTTTTTATTCTCGTTTAAATCAGGCAAAAGACTATATAGAAGGCAATCATAATCTTTATAAAAAAATGCAACAGTATCGTGGCCCGGCCGGTTATGAGAAATTTGAAAGTCTAAATAGTAAAAGGCCTGTTAATCGTTATACGGCCTATTTCCTTACAGATATTGCTGATAAAGTTAAGGGGAATGATCCTAATTGCTCTGGTTTAAAAGATCTTTATAATAACCCTGTCCCTATTCCACGCGATGTAGCTAAGAGTGCAAGAAAAGCTGTTAACTATCTTCGAAAGCGAGAGAATGAGAGGCTTTGTAAGCCGAGAAATCCACAAGAGGGATTTTTTATTTCGATGATTTATTATCAAAAAAATAAAAAGTATTTTACAAATTTTGTAAGAGGTCTAAGTGATGCTCAACCAAAGGCAATGAGTGAAGATCAAATCAATACTTTTGCAACTATCTTTGCGAGATGGTCATATAATGGTGGTCTTGCTGGAATTCAAAAAGTCCTCTCTAAGTTTGTAGGGGATTTAAAAAGCGGCCGTGTTAAAGAGTTAACAAGTAATGGCTCAGAAAAATCTAATACGATCAAGGCGCGCTATCTTTCAGATCTTTCTGCGAGTGATTTAAAAAGATATTTCTCTCATTATGTTAAATACAATTATCCAAGTCGCTCTTCGGCCAGAAAGAATGAAGTTGCTAAGTATGTTCCAGGTGTAGGTGGAACTGGTGGAATAGATGGTGATTTAAAGCAAACAGAAAAACAAGGAACAGGTACATGCGGTCAATCATATTAA
- a CDS encoding DUF6976 family protein, producing the protein MKSLLSIEETKELIEQGKSLLIAAEEELIAKLPKGNWIAGTIPYFMGDDGGIMSKEVLQVTVLPEFSALNKIKAYSKEELSSIPKEYPENGASFIIIPAASEVHQEFANNCISYEGIFDRPLVGWISGVDLAELGKKTPKVISGVDLKSYENEALVMHLDLEEKYFAQVDIINLFEQSKGDVIQFEKVGFEVDECLVNGEKRNFFDYIKEKEINIESPLVANFSGAMVNVSFQALDEENKKVALYAPVFEGIEYKIANSVADYEKEFQAYLDEKNIVPAFSCNCILNYLYANLEGKKTGNIKGPITFGEIAYMLLNQTLVYLSFVEK; encoded by the coding sequence ATGAAAAGTTTATTATCGATTGAAGAAACCAAAGAATTAATTGAACAAGGAAAATCACTACTCATCGCAGCTGAAGAAGAACTCATTGCAAAACTTCCAAAGGGTAATTGGATAGCGGGAACTATCCCCTATTTTATGGGTGATGACGGCGGGATCATGAGTAAGGAAGTTCTTCAAGTTACTGTCCTTCCAGAGTTTTCGGCCCTCAATAAAATAAAGGCCTACTCCAAAGAAGAACTTAGCTCAATTCCAAAAGAGTATCCTGAAAATGGCGCAAGCTTCATCATTATTCCAGCGGCCAGTGAAGTACACCAAGAGTTTGCCAATAACTGTATTAGTTATGAAGGTATATTTGATAGACCCCTTGTTGGGTGGATTTCAGGTGTTGATCTCGCTGAACTAGGGAAGAAAACACCAAAAGTGATTAGCGGAGTAGATCTCAAATCATACGAAAACGAAGCTCTTGTTATGCACCTTGATCTTGAGGAGAAATACTTTGCTCAAGTAGATATTATCAACCTCTTTGAACAGTCTAAGGGCGATGTCATTCAATTTGAGAAAGTTGGATTTGAAGTGGATGAGTGCCTCGTTAATGGAGAAAAGAGAAATTTCTTTGACTATATTAAAGAAAAAGAAATCAATATTGAATCTCCTCTTGTGGCCAATTTCTCTGGGGCCATGGTCAATGTTTCTTTTCAGGCCCTCGATGAAGAAAATAAAAAAGTAGCTCTTTATGCACCAGTATTTGAAGGTATTGAATACAAAATCGCTAATTCTGTGGCCGATTATGAAAAAGAGTTTCAGGCCTACTTAGATGAAAAAAATATTGTTCCGGCCTTTAGCTGTAACTGTATCCTTAACTACCTCTATGCGAATTTAGAGGGAAAGAAAACAGGAAATATTAAAGGTCCAATTACATTTGGTGAGATTGCCTACATGCTTCTCAATCAGACGTTAGTTTATTTAAGTTTTGTCGAGAAGTAA
- a CDS encoding ABC transporter ATP-binding protein, with amino-acid sequence MSNNQYLALDDQDERNENKKKMSDWRSLVYLLKFAKGNYLFLILALVILISFSVLSLLSSRLTGELVDKGLLELDAKKATSLAISVVLLEIFALISNYYGRLILSTRASLVILNIRKKLFTHLQSLPLSFFDRWPQGRVITRMTHDVEGLEEFFTSSLGRLVSSTFMAIMAMVAMFTTDVTLSFYLVASVLPALVFVYLTRTKVKNINRKMSRLSSDINSKLTEYIDGLAVIRSFGLEGWSMNKYQGTINQHIKASLEANFLHSWSRPLLSLLCSAPLLVLAYMGGSRVLEGTLSVGLFVAFIRYCERFFFPIMNLFREIHVIFQAFTSAERVANFLEFDTEETVFKRNDILLKDNLIEGHIEFKNVSMSYEAEKWVLKDITFDIAKGKCVGLVGTTGCGKTTTISLLSRLYEFQKGAIFIDGHDLRSFDRSKLRSQIGVVSQDAIIFQGTLRQNLSLDPAKTDEQILRLAKQTGLHKVMSESSLTLDSLLLDGGANLSVGQKQLICLCRIFLTDPAILILDEATANIDPTMEKIIHSALLKLMKDRTTLMIAHRLETIENCDELLVFEKGEIIEKGPPAKLIEEKGYFYKLKLAGQKREES; translated from the coding sequence ATGAGTAATAATCAATATCTCGCACTCGATGATCAAGACGAGAGAAATGAAAATAAGAAAAAGATGAGTGATTGGCGCTCTTTAGTGTATCTCTTAAAATTTGCAAAGGGCAATTATCTCTTTTTAATCTTGGCCCTCGTAATTCTTATCTCGTTTAGCGTTCTCTCTCTCTTATCTAGTCGTCTTACGGGGGAGCTCGTAGATAAAGGTCTTTTGGAACTCGATGCTAAAAAGGCCACAAGTCTTGCTATCTCGGTTGTTCTTTTAGAGATTTTTGCTCTTATTTCAAATTACTATGGACGCCTTATCCTTTCGACAAGAGCAAGTTTAGTTATATTAAATATTAGAAAAAAACTCTTTACCCATCTTCAATCTCTGCCTTTGAGTTTTTTTGATCGCTGGCCACAGGGGCGAGTGATTACAAGGATGACTCATGATGTGGAAGGACTCGAGGAGTTTTTTACAAGTTCTCTTGGAAGACTTGTCTCATCAACGTTTATGGCGATTATGGCCATGGTGGCGATGTTTACAACGGATGTGACTCTTTCATTCTATCTAGTTGCTTCAGTACTTCCGGCCCTCGTTTTTGTCTATTTAACTCGAACAAAAGTTAAAAATATCAACCGTAAGATGTCACGTCTTTCAAGCGACATTAATTCAAAGCTCACTGAGTACATCGATGGACTTGCTGTGATTAGAAGTTTTGGTCTTGAAGGCTGGTCGATGAATAAATATCAAGGGACAATTAATCAACATATAAAGGCCTCTCTTGAAGCTAACTTTCTGCACTCTTGGTCTAGGCCTCTTTTGTCGCTTCTATGTTCTGCACCTCTTCTGGTTCTTGCTTATATGGGAGGATCAAGAGTGCTGGAGGGAACTTTAAGTGTAGGTCTCTTTGTGGCATTTATTCGTTATTGTGAACGCTTTTTCTTTCCTATTATGAATCTCTTTCGTGAGATTCACGTTATCTTTCAGGCCTTCACAAGTGCTGAGAGAGTTGCTAATTTTCTTGAGTTTGATACAGAGGAAACTGTTTTTAAAAGAAATGATATTCTTTTAAAAGACAATTTGATTGAAGGTCATATTGAATTTAAAAATGTATCAATGAGCTATGAAGCTGAAAAGTGGGTCTTAAAGGATATTACCTTTGATATTGCTAAGGGAAAATGTGTTGGTCTCGTTGGAACAACTGGTTGTGGAAAAACGACGACAATTTCTCTTTTATCTAGACTCTATGAATTTCAAAAGGGCGCTATTTTCATTGATGGCCACGACCTTAGAAGTTTTGATCGCTCGAAACTTCGCTCGCAAATTGGTGTCGTCTCTCAAGATGCCATAATATTTCAAGGGACATTAAGGCAGAATTTGAGTCTTGATCCTGCAAAGACAGACGAGCAAATTCTAAGGCTTGCTAAGCAAACGGGTCTTCATAAGGTAATGAGCGAGTCTTCGTTAACGCTGGATTCCCTTTTACTTGATGGTGGGGCCAATTTAAGTGTTGGTCAGAAACAGTTAATCTGTCTTTGTCGTATTTTTCTCACTGATCCGGCCATACTGATTCTCGATGAGGCCACGGCCAATATCGATCCAACTATGGAGAAAATCATTCACTCAGCACTTTTAAAGCTTATGAAAGATCGCACAACATTGATGATTGCACACCGTTTGGAGACAATAGAAAATTGTGATGAACTGCTTGTGTTTGAAAAAGGTGAGATCATTGAAAAGGGCCCACCGGCCAAGCTTATAGAGGAGAAGGGATATTTCTATAAGCTTAAGCTAGCAGGCCAAAAACGAGAAGAGTCGTAA
- a CDS encoding ABC transporter ATP-binding protein, with protein MKLPHYKLWTNFVRKRWPWYLAGALSVLLTNICQVFFTRAMGWLLDLFTKNTFPISYDGTKHDKFMALFFVLLASRLILTLGRMLWRLTLARQTHHAAGFLKEKVWKSARYFPRHELKTIYTKGKLMNAANSDVSVSRFLFGFTLVGMMDVIFLGIITIATMLTISWKFTILCLLVMSFLPWSVKKLSTLQVNRYTKAQESLDDFNELVSQSVGSIRLQKLSELGRFWTEFLVQGASHYRKTWILAVKTNLLYMPLIGLSTILVYVVLFSYGVYQVFEGQMSVGDFVAINGLAFILQDPLIELGYIIAEWRKGMASLSRLNNIYDAPKESFLYKEAHHVEKHNVVFDIVDLSFTFPDGKEEVISHLNFKVHAKERMGIKGPIGSGKSILLDILSGLERNYTGKVFFKGKEFHHYSHQSLRDVIAHVHQRPFLFADTIRANVSLDRDMSDEEIWSYLKIAGLDEDVKRFEKGLLTPLGEWGVNLSGGQKQRLSLARALARKPRILLLDDCLSAVDTVTEEKILKRIDEFLSETTVIWVAHRDSTLKYCDHILELKSYE; from the coding sequence TTGAAATTACCTCATTATAAGCTTTGGACAAATTTTGTTCGAAAGAGATGGCCATGGTATTTGGCCGGAGCTCTTTCGGTTCTTTTGACAAATATTTGTCAGGTCTTTTTTACCCGCGCTATGGGTTGGCTTTTAGACCTCTTCACAAAAAATACCTTTCCCATCTCTTATGATGGAACAAAGCATGATAAATTCATGGCCCTTTTCTTTGTTCTTTTGGCCTCGAGATTAATTCTTACCTTAGGAAGAATGCTGTGGCGTCTCACTTTGGCCAGACAGACTCACCATGCTGCCGGGTTTTTAAAAGAAAAAGTTTGGAAAAGTGCCAGATATTTCCCACGTCATGAACTAAAGACGATCTACACCAAGGGAAAACTTATGAATGCTGCAAACTCCGATGTTTCAGTATCGCGCTTTCTTTTTGGTTTCACTCTTGTTGGGATGATGGATGTAATCTTTCTTGGCATTATTACGATTGCAACGATGTTAACGATCAGTTGGAAATTTACGATTCTCTGTCTTTTGGTGATGAGTTTTCTTCCATGGTCAGTTAAGAAACTTTCGACGTTGCAAGTAAATCGCTACACGAAGGCGCAAGAGAGTCTCGATGATTTTAACGAGCTTGTAAGTCAATCAGTTGGGAGTATCCGTTTACAAAAGCTCAGTGAGCTTGGAAGGTTTTGGACTGAGTTCTTAGTTCAAGGGGCCTCTCACTATCGTAAAACTTGGATCTTGGCCGTTAAGACTAATCTTCTTTATATGCCTCTCATTGGACTAAGCACAATTCTCGTTTACGTGGTTCTCTTTAGCTATGGTGTTTACCAGGTTTTTGAAGGGCAAATGAGTGTCGGGGATTTTGTGGCCATTAACGGTCTGGCCTTTATTCTCCAAGATCCTCTTATTGAGCTTGGCTATATCATTGCCGAGTGGAGAAAGGGGATGGCCAGTCTTTCGCGCTTAAATAATATTTATGACGCCCCTAAAGAAAGTTTTCTTTATAAAGAGGCCCATCATGTAGAAAAGCATAATGTTGTTTTTGATATCGTTGATCTCTCTTTCACTTTTCCCGATGGAAAAGAAGAAGTTATCTCGCATTTAAATTTTAAAGTTCACGCAAAAGAGCGCATGGGAATCAAAGGTCCTATTGGAAGTGGAAAAAGTATACTTCTAGATATCTTAAGTGGTTTAGAAAGAAATTATACAGGTAAAGTCTTTTTTAAAGGAAAAGAATTTCACCACTATTCCCACCAATCACTTCGCGATGTGATTGCCCATGTTCACCAAAGACCATTTCTTTTTGCCGATACCATTCGAGCAAACGTTAGTCTGGATCGAGATATGAGTGATGAAGAAATTTGGTCATACCTAAAAATAGCTGGACTCGATGAAGATGTTAAGCGCTTTGAGAAAGGTCTTTTAACTCCACTCGGTGAATGGGGAGTTAATCTCTCTGGTGGGCAAAAGCAACGCTTGTCCCTTGCGCGCGCTCTAGCAAGAAAACCGAGAATTCTTCTTTTAGATGATTGTTTAAGCGCCGTTGATACTGTGACAGAGGAGAAGATCCTTAAGCGTATTGATGAATTTTTAAGTGAGACAACTGTTATTTGGGTTGCTCATAGAGATTCAACGTTGAAGTATTGCGATCATATTTTGGAGCTTAAGTCCTATGAGTAA